Proteins encoded by one window of Nasonia vitripennis strain AsymCx chromosome 5, Nvit_psr_1.1, whole genome shotgun sequence:
- the LOC100120290 gene encoding serine protease inhibitor 28Dc isoform X1 produces MKFLLTLSFLALAAVSHAQFIYPDEFESLREEEARRQSTAGGLHLPMFEPTVQNINDVESAPYYPPPLAQSGFQQQDQPDSRPPAASPPVRVNGKPTNNPFDTFLPPRWRDHVINIISRGVTKFTLDMDHAIEKSSPANSRENLLFSPVSLTLTLAMVMLASNGKTFEEVTKILGLKSGVDISHHSEIVHQIFGLLIQQSEQMQLLDPTAPQCKLAFGIFVEDGYPVREQFKAVSEKVYKSEVISVDFSHHNRQAQSVINDWVSNKTNHKIKNMLYEPPSPLTDVIITSALYFSGEWEQHFMEGSTKRKPFTIENGETVYVDMMYNGGYFPFYEDKQLGVKIIGFPYKGHEVTMYAILPNNPGAAALREMKHRLTPEIIENLIANMKNSSCILSYPKMKLSSTLKLQSALEALGLSSLFNPYTADLSVLSPGRAGFNRTQPPPPPSAPSRAPTTGFNGGFRQPTKTLHSDFTFEPRFHGARNNMYRYEDRTGGYRVEQWDTGYNLHKIRDNRRAKRQSRPIDQDFVDFLNSQKLPTFGVDELRNSAGISNPGLYADDVIHKVEMTVNEKGTEAAAATSVILDRSGDYKRFIANRPFVFFIRHDLAKAIWFWGTMNRPTPFYETP; encoded by the exons ATGAAGTTCCTGCTGACCTTGAGCTTTCTCGCGCTGGCCGCGGTGAGCCACGCGCAGTTCATCTATCCTGATGAATTCGAGTCGTTGAGAGAAGAGGAGGCGAGGCGACAGAGCACAGCAGGTGGATTGCATCTGCCGATGTTCGAGCCTACGGTGCAGAACATCAACGATGTCGAGTCGGCGCCTTACTACCCTCCGCCCTTGGCTCAAAGCGGTTTCCAACAACAGGACCAACCGGATTCGAGACCACCCGCGGCTTCTCCACCCGTCAGAGTCAATGGAAAGCCGACTAATAATCCTTTCGATACGTTCTTACCGCCTAGGTGGAGGGATCAT GTGATCAACATCATCTCACGAGGCGTGACCAAGTTTACCCTGGACATGGACCACGCGATCGAGAAGTCGAGTCCAGCCAACAGCCGCGAGAACCTCCTCTTCTCGCCGGTGAGTCTCACGTTGACCCTAGCCATGGTGATGCTTGCCTCCAACGGAAAGACCTTCGAGGAAGTCACCAAGATCCTGGGACTCAAGTCCGGAGTCGATATCTCCCATCATTCCGAGATCGTTCACCAGATCTTCGGTCTCCTCATCCAGCAGTCCGAGCAGATGCAGCTGCTCGACCCCACAGCGCCCCAGTGCAAACTTGCTTTCGGTATCTTCGTTGAG GACGGATACCCAGTGCGCGAGCAGTTCAAAGCAGTGAGCGAGAAGGTCTACAAGAGCGAGGTCATTAGCGTGGACTTTTCGCACCACAACAGACAGGCCCAGAGCGTCATCAACGACTGGGTGAGCAACAAGACCAACCACAAGATCAAGAACATGCTGTACGAGCCGCCGAGCCCCCTTACCGACGTCATCATCACCTCGGCCCTGTACTTCAGCGGCGAGTGGGAACAGCACTTTATGGAGGGAAGCACCAAGAG GAAACCTTTTACGATTGAGAACGGCGAGACTGTATACGTCGACATGATGTACAACGGAGGCTACTTTCCGTTCTACGAGGACAAGCAGCTGGGCGTCAAAATCATCGGTTTTCCCTACAAAGGCCACGAG GTGACGATGTACGCCATCCTACCGAATAACCCGGGTGCGGCCGCCCTCAGGGAGATGAAGCACCGACTCACCCCCGAGATCATCGAAAACCTGATCGCTAATATGAAGAACAGCTCGTGCATTCTAAGCTACCCTAAGATGAAGCTCTCCAGCACCCTGAAGCTCCAGAGCGCTCTGGAGGCCTTAGGGCTGAGCTCGCTTTTCAATCCGTATACTGCCGATCTGAGCGTCCTGTCCCCGGGTCGTGCTGGCTTCAACCGCACCCAACCACCTCCACCACCCTCCGCTCCCAGCCGAGCCCCGACCACCGGCTTCAACGGCGGCTTCCGTCAACCCACCAAAACGCTACACTCGGACTTTACGTTCGAGCCACGCTTCCACGGCGCGCGCAACAATATGTACAGGTATGAGGATCGCACTGGCGGTTACAGAGTCGAGCAGTGGGACACAGGTTATAATCTGCACAAAATTCGTGACAACAGGCGAGCCAAACGACAGAGTCGACCGATCGACCAGGATTTCGTCGACTTCCTCAACTCGCAAAAGCTGCCGACCTTCGGTGTCGACGAGCTGCGCAACAGCGCCGGTATCAGTAATCCCGGTCTCTACGCCGACGACGTCATTCACAAGGTCGAGATGACGGTGAACGAGAAGGGTACCGAGGCTGCCGCCGCCACTTCTGTTATCCTCGACAGGAGCGGAGACTACAAGAGGTTCATCGCTAACAGGCCGTTCGTCTTCTTCATCAGGCACGATCTGGCCAAGGCGATATGGTTCTGGGGCACGATGAACAGACCCACACCGTTCTACGAGACTCCCTAG
- the LOC100120290 gene encoding serine protease inhibitor 28Dc isoform X2 produces the protein MKFLLTLSFLALAAVSHAQFIYPDEFESLREEEARRQSTAGGLHLPMFEPTVQNINDVESAPYYPPPLAQSGFQQQDQPDSRPPAASPPVRVNGKPTNNPFDTFLPPRWRDHVINIISRGVTKFTLDMDHAIEKSSPANSRENLLFSPVSLTLTLAMVMLASNGKTFEEVTKILGLKSGVDISHHSEIVHQIFGLLIQQSEQMQLLDPTAPQCKLAFGIFVEDGYPVREQFKAVSEKVYKSEVISVDFSHHNRQAQSVINDWVSNKTNHKIKNMLYEPPSPLTDVIITSALYFSGEWEQHFMEGSTKRKPFTIENGETVYVDMMYNGGYFPFYEDKQLGVKIIGFPYKGHEVTMYAILPNNPGAAALREMKHRLTPEIIENLIANMKNSSCILSYPKMKLSSTLKLQSALEALGLSSLFNPYTADLSVLSPGRAGFNRTQPPPPPSAPSRAPTTGFNGGFRQPTKTLHSDFTFEPRFHGARNNMYRRAKRQSRPIDQDFVDFLNSQKLPTFGVDELRNSAGISNPGLYADDVIHKVEMTVNEKGTEAAAATSVILDRSGDYKRFIANRPFVFFIRHDLAKAIWFWGTMNRPTPFYETP, from the exons ATGAAGTTCCTGCTGACCTTGAGCTTTCTCGCGCTGGCCGCGGTGAGCCACGCGCAGTTCATCTATCCTGATGAATTCGAGTCGTTGAGAGAAGAGGAGGCGAGGCGACAGAGCACAGCAGGTGGATTGCATCTGCCGATGTTCGAGCCTACGGTGCAGAACATCAACGATGTCGAGTCGGCGCCTTACTACCCTCCGCCCTTGGCTCAAAGCGGTTTCCAACAACAGGACCAACCGGATTCGAGACCACCCGCGGCTTCTCCACCCGTCAGAGTCAATGGAAAGCCGACTAATAATCCTTTCGATACGTTCTTACCGCCTAGGTGGAGGGATCAT GTGATCAACATCATCTCACGAGGCGTGACCAAGTTTACCCTGGACATGGACCACGCGATCGAGAAGTCGAGTCCAGCCAACAGCCGCGAGAACCTCCTCTTCTCGCCGGTGAGTCTCACGTTGACCCTAGCCATGGTGATGCTTGCCTCCAACGGAAAGACCTTCGAGGAAGTCACCAAGATCCTGGGACTCAAGTCCGGAGTCGATATCTCCCATCATTCCGAGATCGTTCACCAGATCTTCGGTCTCCTCATCCAGCAGTCCGAGCAGATGCAGCTGCTCGACCCCACAGCGCCCCAGTGCAAACTTGCTTTCGGTATCTTCGTTGAG GACGGATACCCAGTGCGCGAGCAGTTCAAAGCAGTGAGCGAGAAGGTCTACAAGAGCGAGGTCATTAGCGTGGACTTTTCGCACCACAACAGACAGGCCCAGAGCGTCATCAACGACTGGGTGAGCAACAAGACCAACCACAAGATCAAGAACATGCTGTACGAGCCGCCGAGCCCCCTTACCGACGTCATCATCACCTCGGCCCTGTACTTCAGCGGCGAGTGGGAACAGCACTTTATGGAGGGAAGCACCAAGAG GAAACCTTTTACGATTGAGAACGGCGAGACTGTATACGTCGACATGATGTACAACGGAGGCTACTTTCCGTTCTACGAGGACAAGCAGCTGGGCGTCAAAATCATCGGTTTTCCCTACAAAGGCCACGAG GTGACGATGTACGCCATCCTACCGAATAACCCGGGTGCGGCCGCCCTCAGGGAGATGAAGCACCGACTCACCCCCGAGATCATCGAAAACCTGATCGCTAATATGAAGAACAGCTCGTGCATTCTAAGCTACCCTAAGATGAAGCTCTCCAGCACCCTGAAGCTCCAGAGCGCTCTGGAGGCCTTAGGGCTGAGCTCGCTTTTCAATCCGTATACTGCCGATCTGAGCGTCCTGTCCCCGGGTCGTGCTGGCTTCAACCGCACCCAACCACCTCCACCACCCTCCGCTCCCAGCCGAGCCCCGACCACCGGCTTCAACGGCGGCTTCCGTCAACCCACCAAAACGCTACACTCGGACTTTACGTTCGAGCCACGCTTCCACGGCGCGCGCAACAATATGTACAG GCGAGCCAAACGACAGAGTCGACCGATCGACCAGGATTTCGTCGACTTCCTCAACTCGCAAAAGCTGCCGACCTTCGGTGTCGACGAGCTGCGCAACAGCGCCGGTATCAGTAATCCCGGTCTCTACGCCGACGACGTCATTCACAAGGTCGAGATGACGGTGAACGAGAAGGGTACCGAGGCTGCCGCCGCCACTTCTGTTATCCTCGACAGGAGCGGAGACTACAAGAGGTTCATCGCTAACAGGCCGTTCGTCTTCTTCATCAGGCACGATCTGGCCAAGGCGATATGGTTCTGGGGCACGATGAACAGACCCACACCGTTCTACGAGACTCCCTAG
- the LOC100120262 gene encoding MAM and LDL-receptor class A domain-containing protein 2-like — MNTATMRCIAVLVFLVIALCAASPRSSPSDSPQCPTPRLKNGRIRARGRGRIIRYSCYADYELVGNKYSTCIRGSWDTPTPICVSTRCPAIPAPKHAVVGEKYHGAILMYFCEPGYVLVGNAEIYCDGRQWNGTTPYCRDSNATAPTSCDFEKDGLCWWEQDPKHNFDWIRHRFDTPSSHIGTGPTHDHTLGAGNDGYYLYIEASGRLVNDTARILSPLYNASLTESGCFSFWYHMYGTTIGSLNVYLKPEVEETPKLMWTKSGNQGNQWLHGLFEFPTLNSSFQIIMEGIRGSSYVSDIAIDDIAILQGDECNVKNLTVSPPASDGDEVEVFNAMQSCQNRCVNGLAETTPSSELYSNPDVCQCTLDCAENSSCCPDFAEYCIYEVTEQAETLVPSTNDTIAVVPTNPTTEKQTEKGQPSATMSTAPSTTSTTTTISTSVKSTKITESTIPFSTDRPRTTLNETSVETRATTAPPTRAVYSTAASTMSVHVETPFASRVHETSTMPTTTTTTSTTRTTIAPSTTTTKASTEPTDDDAQVQTEPQHVLAESSRHQSTFGLSGIIVIVIGILTGVTITTVVALVFLRRRRRGSNKSAFSEDSDVRFLTSDEVLDFNLAKPAGEYDEL; from the exons ATGAATACCGCCACGATGAGGTGCATCGCCGTTCTGGTTTTCCTTGTTATTGCCCTGTGCGCAGCCAGCCCACGTAGCTCGCCTT CCGATTCGCCCCAATGCCCGACGCCGAGGCTGAAAAACGGAAGAATCCGGGCGAGAGGCCGCGGCAGAATCATCAGGTACAGCTGCTACGCCGACTACGAGCTCGTTGGTAATAAATACTCGACCTGCATTCGTGGATCCTGGGATACACCTACACCCATTTGCGTCA GTACGCGCTGTCCAGCTATTCCAGCACCGAAGCACGCGGTCGTCGGCGAGAAGTACCACGGCGCAATATTAATGTACTTTTGCGAGCCAGGCTACGTGCTCGTCGGCAACGCCGAAATTTACTGCGACGGCCGACAGTGGAACGGCACTACGCCCTACTGCCGCG ATTCGAACGCCACCGCACCGACTTCCTGCGATTTCGAAAAAGATGGACTCTGCTGGTGGGAACAGGATCCCAAGCACAATTTCGACTGGATCAGGCATCGATTCGACACGCCCAGCTCGCACATCGGCACCGGACCTACTCATGATCACACTCTCGGCGCTGGGAATGACg GATATTATTTGTACATCGAGGCGTCAGGAAGATTAGTCAACGACACGGCCAGAATTTTATCGCCTCTCTACAATGCCTCTCTCACGGAATCAGGATGTTTTTCCTTCTg GTATCACATGTACGGCACTACCATCGGCAGCCTCAATGTTTACTTGAAGCCGGAAGTGGAGGAAACGCCAAAACTTATGTGGACCAAAAGCGGCAATCAGGGCAATCAGTGGCTGCACGGCTTGTTCGAGTTTCCCACTTTGAATAGCAGTTTCCAG ATAATCATGGAGGGAATTCGCGGCTCGAGCTACGTCAGCGATATCGCCATTGATGACATCGCTATTTTGCAAGGAGATGAGTGCAACGTTAAGAATCTAACCGTGTCCCCGCCCGCTTCTGACGGTG ATGAAGTAGAAGTTTTCAACGCGATGCAGTCGTGCCAGAACCGTTGCGTAAACGGATTAGCCGAAACCACCCCCAGCTCCGAATTGTATTCAAACCCAGATGTGTGCCAGTGTACATTGGACTGCGCAGAAAACTCCTCCTGTTGTCCAGACTTTGCCGAGTACTGTATTTACG AGGTGACCGAGCAAGCGGAAACTCTCGTCCCATCGACGAATGACACAATAGCCGTTGTGCCGACTAATCCGACGACAGAAAAGCAGACGGAAAAAGGCCAGCCGTCTGCGACAATGAGTACGGCTCCGAGCACGACTAGTACTACAACGACGATATCGACCTCGGTCAAATCTACGAAAATCACCGAATCTACAATTCCATTTAGCACGGATCGACCCAGAACGACGCTCAATGAAACAAGCGTCGAAACAAGAGCAACTACTGCGCCGCCGACGAGAGCAGTCTACAGCACGGCCGCATCGACAATGAGCGTTCACGTGGAAACTCCGTTTGCCAGTCGGGTGCATGAAACTAGCACTATGCCGACAACTACGACTACTACGAGTACGACTAGAACGACGATTGCTCCTAGTACCACTACGACTAAAGCGTCCACCGAACCGACCGATGACGACGCGCAAGTGCAAACTG AACCACAACACGTCCTGGCTGAATCCTCCAGACATCAGTCGACCTTCGGCCTTTCTGGAATCATCGTCATAGTCATCGGCATTTTGACGGGAGTCACGATAACCACGGTTGTGGCGTTGGTGTTCCTTCGACGGCGACGCAGAGGCTCCAACAAGTCTGCTTTCTCCGAAGACAGCGATGTGCGGTTTCTCACCTCCGACGAGGTGCTGGACTTTAACTTGGCCAAACCAGCCGGTGAATACGATGAATTGTAA